The Strigops habroptila isolate Jane chromosome 13, bStrHab1.2.pri, whole genome shotgun sequence genome contains a region encoding:
- the NPBWR2 gene encoding neuropeptides B/W receptor type 2: MGNSSLWDALNSTCSNTGNSCYLDNSMSFNLTFQEQAADFYVVLPVIYSVICAVGLTGNTAVIYVILKAPKMKTVTNMFILNLAIADDLFTLVLPINIAEHLLHYWPFGEVLCKVILSIDHYNIFSSIYFLTVMSIDRYLVVLATVRSKRMPHRTYRAARIVSLCIWILVTIIVLPFIIFANVYIDDLEIKSCGLNFPKPERFWFKASRIYTLILGFAIPVSTICILYTMMLYKLRNMHLNTNAKALDKAKKKVTIMVFIVLAVCLFCWTPFHLATIVALTTDLPQTSMVIGISYFITSLSYANSCLNPFLYAFLDDSFRKSFRKMLECRTS, encoded by the coding sequence ATGGGAAACAGCTCTCTTTGGGATGCTCTGAACAGCACCTGCAGCAATACAGGCAACAGCTGCTACCTGGACAACAGTATGAGCTTCAACTTAACATTCCAAGAGCAGGCAGCTGATTTCTATGTTGTCCTCCCAGTGATTTACTCTGTGATCTGTGCTGTTGGGCTCACAGGCAACACTGCTGTCATCTATGTGATCCTCAAGGCCCCCAAGATGAAGACTGTGACAAACATGTTCATACTGAACCTTGCTATAGCTGATGACTTGTTCACACTTGTCTTGCCCATTAATATTGCTGAACACCTCCTCCACTACTGGCCCTTTGGAGAAGTCCTCTGCAAGGTCATCTTGTCCATAGACCACTACAATATCTTCTCCAGCATTTATTTCCTGACAGTGATGAGCATAGACAGGTATCTGGTTGTACTGGCTACAGTCAGGTCCAAGAGGATGCCACATCGTACATACAGAGCAGCCAGGATTGTCAGCTTGTGCATCTGGATCCTAGTCACCATCATAGTTCTCCCTTTCATCATCTTTGCCAATGTCTACATAGATGACCTGGAGATCAAGAGTTGCGGCCTCAACTTCCCCAAGCCTGAAAGATTCTGGTTCAAAGCCAGCAGGATCTATACCCTCATTCTTGGCTTTGCCATTCCAGTATCCACCATCTGCATCCTCTACACCATGATGCTCTACAAGCTAAGGAACATGCACTTGAACACTAATGCTAAAGCCCTGGACAAAGCTAAGAAGAAAGTCACTATCATGGTCTTCATAGTCCTGGCTGTGTGTCTCTTCTGTTGGACCCCCTTCCACTTGGCCACCATTGTGGCTTTGACCACTGACTTGCCCCAGACCTCCATGGTCATTGGTATATCCTACTTCATCACCAGCCTAAGCTATGCCAACTCCTGCCTGAATCCTTTCCTTTATGCTTTCCTGGATGACAGTTTCCGGAAGAGTTTCCGGAAGATGCTGGAATGCAGAACTTCCTGA